The genomic segment TCTGCTGCGCTAGCTACAAGTCAAAACTTGCTTgtcaatgtgtgtgtgtgtgcacaatCCATCGAGACACACACAGGGAAAATGTCAAAGTATTGAGAGACCACAGCAGCGCCTATTAGAAGGAATATACattatcaaaaaaaggaaggaaggaaaaagaaatattttcctCTCAATCCTTTACCGTGTTGCAGGTATAATATCAGAGCCGTCGTCGATGATATAGCTCAAAAGGAATAGAGCGATGTGGGAATAGAAATatagaaatgaagaaaagcgTTTTTCGGCTACTAATCTCCTTTTAAAGAGGACAACATTCTTGGGGCATGTATTTGATTCATGTCCGgttgtatatacatacatacatgcaGTCGATATACATTTATGTACACGCTATATCATACAGCCCCCCTatgccccccaaaaaaatcaaaggacAATGTTTCGACTTTTTCCAGATAGATCCCACACATATCATCCAggcccattttttctttatcccttttttttttcggttgaaaatattttgtgtgtcCTGTCGGATCTTGTCTTGAAATCTTCAAGCAATGAGGCCGATCAGGTGAATGATACCCAAGGGTCAATCCTTTCCGCATCTTTGACCGTCTTTCTcctattttactttttgttttgtttccccttttcattttcttttattgtttctttttataccCTCCATTTAGCCTGGAAAACTATATTGGATGGAAACCGTACAGGGCTGTCTGGGCCCACAGGAGCTCGGCGTTGATCGACAGCGAAATCATCACAACTTTCTCATCCGGAGCAGAGCTAAATTCAGTtcgagagaaaataaaaaaaggatcgcATTCACAGGATTTTCTCTTGTACATATCTTCAGATCATTTTCCAAGATTATAAGGTACAGACCGCTCGACTTTTGAACATTTATATTGGCTGGACAAAAGTACACGTACACAAAGTCGTGTGAGATTCTTATCCCAAAACTGGATTGACCCCGAAAAATCATCCGAACTGCATAGAATGTATATTCACAGTCGTACACAATTATACGCAGTTAAAACAGTGTGTCTATAAACATTGGATGAAATGTGTATAACgcgtttatttatatatacacatatcAAAGGGGGGTGTGATGGAGAAACCCATTCACCGACATTCTCTTAATACTGCCAGACTTCCCACAGGAACTTTTTAATCTCCTAATAATGCAGGATTCAGCCTGACTGGGCCAAGAGTCTCAACTGGGGTATATCTATATTTTTATGGTATGCCCAGCTCCTCAGCCGTAATGCGATGTAGCCTACTACTATACTAGACATCAAAAGCTGTAGACTGTATATATGTaggcaataaaagaaaatggtgaagCGCTTTACAGCCAGTGAGAGAGGGACTATAAGACCCAATCAAGCGAATATGTATGAAGACAATTGGAGGTTGTCTCGTTTTTCCCTATTTattggttttaatttttttattatttccaccagattttgattcaattcctTTTCGTAGAGGGggggacatttttttaagggactctcttttgttttaatgaagTGTTTatgtacatacacacaaaGTGCACAGTACATATACATCTAAAAGTGGACGGACATCCTCGAAACACCTTCTCATATTCCATTCACCggtatcaaagaaaaaaacggcttAAAAGATGTGAGTACACACATATACAGACGACAGTGTGTGTAAGATATCGCCcagcttttcttgttttttcttattcttctttataATTCTTCACAGATGAAAAGTGTATATGGCTAATCCCTTTAGACAGGATTACAAGGTCCggcgaaaaaaagagaacggcCCTGTTTCAAATTTGTGTATACAGACGGGCGATATCTTCGGGTGTACCCAGAAACCCTCGGCCCCTCTCCTCGACACTACATTGAATATAGTATATACATCCTCTATATGCCACATGTTATACTTTTTATAGCCCCACGCTGAGTATTTATAGATTGGCTGACCAGTGCGCCCCATAAGCATCCAATCAGCTTCCTTGCGTGTGTGTAGTGTTAAACCCTAGATTCTCAATGTATAGGGCATTCAGAGACATTATGATCGAATGGCAatgtgaatttatttattgatttttaaaattcgattGGACGATGTATAAACTGAGATTTATCGATGAATTTCTACAAAGTGTTGATTACAGTATTGGAGAGATATAGGATTTCAAAccgaaattgttttcttgtatGAACTGTGTGGTAGTAAAATTCTATAGGGTATTCGGCATATCGGATGCGGAAACATTTCACTCGGTTAATAGCACGGCAAAGCTtttacccacacacacacacacacaagagaatgTAGCGGACTGttattacaataataataatggacgACGAGAGGCGATCTTCGTTTTTCGCTGACCCATACGAGATTATCTTTTTACGAGCAGCCGGTGAGTGCTGCCAGCATTCCGGTTATTACTCATTGAAATGTGGCCAGACTTTATAGCCtgtgctgctgatgctgctgcgaCCGCGCTATATCGACTTATAATCCTGATGGCTTTCAGCAGCTCTATTTCCCTCCAAACTATAGTTTCCACCCTTTCCATCATTTGATTCAATTGTCAACTACCTACGTATATAGTCCCATGCTCAATTgcttttcatcatcatcatggatCGGCTGACCGGGGGACTCTCTATATAGACTAACTTTCGTTCTAAATTACTTTAACGACTGTAGCCCACACTTATAGTGCGCCACTACTGTATGTGTGCACATAGTACGTCGCTCATCATATCTCATCATTGACGGGCCCAATTGACTGCAATTGGATTGACTTGACCGTTATAGGGtcgtctttttattattggattttgtcttttttgctCCCTTGTTTTGTTGCCAGCTTCATTCCTAACTATATAAGCTGCTGCTATTATTTTCAGCCCTATATCTTTTGACGGGACCgaggaatttcaatttttccccattttcattattattattattttgttctttttcttcttgttgggTTGCTGTTGAATTGAACGGTTCCCCGGCGCGCCGCTATTAGCACCCGCAACCCAAATATTGTGGAACGGGTCGCGGCCGGGACTGTGGAGATGCTTTTTTGGTGgtgcaagttttttttgtttttttgttgttcggTGCGGGGGGAATTTAAAATAACGAAACACGACCTCTGCTGCTTTTTGGTGAAACAGGAACTGTTACAACATTTTACGGCGCTTATTCCACACAAGCACTACTCGAGAGAAAGAgccgtaaaaagaaaagtgggcAGCCGGTGTAAAACAACGCCGCGCGCTGACTTCCCGCACAACCACTTCTTACACCACCAGCGGGAAACCTTGATTACAAGCTATAACTTACAATCAAATATGCCGTTTAACGGCTGcttgattctctctctctcgtctctgaCTGTTGCACCAGTCGAcaagggaatttttgtttttcaacacacacaactctaTAGGCTCTATACTAAATGGGGATTATTTGAATCTGTTTACCCGCGCGCAGGGCACCTCTGTGTAAATCCTATGCGGGCCGGACTGTGTTTGTTTCATTAGAATCAAAAAAGgggacaaaagaaaacaaaaacaggaaaactaaaacttttgattttaattcttGTTGCTTCACTTGTTGGATTTTTATGATCCCccccgttttcatttttttttttttcttttttgattctgGAATCACGGTCAGCAATTTCCTAACGACTGCCAGACGAAACAACAATCATCAAAGCGCGCTAaataagaatttctttttaaaaaataagaatacaaattccaaaaattatattaaaaaaagaacaataattAAGGCGACATATCCTTTGTGTGGGCAGCATTCCTTATTCGCCTGGACTTTAACGAtttgtatatacacacaaacgCTGACGGCGACTATAGTTTGGGGGGGCCGATAAAAATATGAGATGTGCTCCGTGATGAAATGTGTCAGCGCGCCGCTTTCTTATGTGACATGGGACGGCATTTCTTTGGTAGCGTTTGTGTTTTGTTCCACGACGCCACTTTATAGTATACCGGTTGCCCCCCTCCatctatccatccatccactcCCGCCTCATAAGTGTGGGTAGTATATAATATCGGTCCTAATATGCAAACGCCGGTCGGGCGGTCGTCcgggattttgtttttgttgttttattgttttgttcaCATTGTGGCGTCGATTTCAACTAACACGAAAGAATTTATGGCAGCTCTTTCCTCGTTACCCGCCTCACCACCCAGCAGCACCTCCACACCAGAAGCACAGtgcacacacaagaaaagagagaaatggaggggccagcagcagcagcaacagcatctCAAACATTCAAACGCATTAGCCCGAGGATGACGACTGATGTTGGCCGGTCGGAAACAACCATGGGAAAAGGGGCGTCAAACTCTCTCTCGCGACtatctactttttcttttcgtataTCCCTGGCGACTCGCTTCATTTTGGGATGGaagacacacagcacacacagaaaaaggtGGAATGTCGGGCCCGCCAATCACAGATCCCGCGGTCAGCGCTTTGACAACATCAGGCCCCAATCAGTGCTGTGCGAAAAGCTTTTTAATTGCTCTTCGAATGCATCCACTCTAAatgcttttctcttttccagcaggagagagagagagagggggggccGGAGGATGATGACAGAaggtggaaaagaaatagaatagAAGAAGGAGTGAACATAACAGCGCGGGAGAGAGATAGATCTACGCAACGTATACAGACAGACACGGGGCAGATGAGGCTATATGTTTCACTGTGTGTTTACAGCGAACAAGATGATGCGCTCGAACGACACGGACTTTCAATAGAATCTGACAGTTGTGATGTTTGCTTTCTTGTTATCTTcgggttttctatttttcagcCGATCTGTCAAAGGCAGGAACGGCGGATAGCTGGAATAATCCTGTTAGAAAGTAAATTGGAGTTCAATTCGACGTGAAATTTGGACTCGCATGACAACGGTGGAAACTGCCTGGGCTCAGCGCTATCGACCAAAGGTGATGATTGGGATGGCATCTTTTggtagaaaaatgaaacacgCACTCAAAAAACcatatcttttaaaaaaatttcatcaatcgaattgaaattcaataaatcaACGACGACGGCGATATATCATCGTCTTTTTACACGacgaataattcaaaaatatgtAAAGAAATTTTCGCTTTTTGTGGACATTCTTAACATCTACTCTTGCCGTAATATTATTGACTATACGCTTACTTTCTTACTTTATGATTTTCGCTGGCGCTACTGCGTTTTGAGGATGCCGCCTTCCCTGTATTAGCACTGAAGGCCCATTTATTGTTAGATTATAATTTCCTTCGGATTTCCCCTTATCTCTGAAACAGACTCATTTCGATGAGATATTCGCCATTTGGTAAGTTTACCAAATAAGATACCAAATAAGTTTACCAAACACGTCATGTAAACATGACGTGTTTACATTGATTCCCTAGTCGATTGAACGCGAGTTTGTTAATAGCCTTGATGCTTATCGATAGATTTTTATCACCAGAGTTGGTTGTGtggtaattaaaaatataaagaaattaGAGACGTTCAGTTCGTTGCAGCCGTCGATTCAAAATATGACGCCTTTAACATCTTTGATCACCTGTTTTTTGGTGGCCATTGTGGTGCCGGTTGCACCACAAGGTTTGGACTTTACACTTTACATTTGCACCAGTCTTGGAAATTGTCAGCccgaacaaacaaaattattagcAGACTACTACTATGTCTGCGAAGATCAAGTGACATGTAACGAGGTATTACAAAGTTTTTCCCTTCCtcatattttgatttctattatAATTGACGAGCACCatgaaataaactaaattatttgttcttcattttatcatttttatgtaaaattgaaattcggCAACTATTTTTTCAGACGGTTCCCTTAGAAAGTTATGAAAAAGAACTTCATGTTACCATTAAGAATGGTGATGAAATGACATTCGCGCACTATCAAAGGGGCGGCTCCAGACTCCTAATGGCGAGTGGAGACCAGTAATTATATAGCAACACATACACAATTTTGATAACttgatttaaattcattataaACCCGTTataaaaaagtattttatAAACCGTTTTCACTAggtataaattgttttatccTCTGAATCGGGAGTTCACCTTTGACGTGGATATGTCGACAGTCGGTTGTGGTAGGAACGCAGCCTTAGTTTTTGCCGGTATGCCAGCGGACGGAGGTCATGCGGAATTCGGATACGCTGGAGCTATGTACGGAACTGGTGTTTGTGCTGGGCAGGACGATCCTCCAAATTGCCTTGAAATGGACATTATAGAAGCAAATAGTCTGGCAACCATGTTTACGGCTCATCCGTGTAACGCCACTGCCGGAAAATGTAGTGGTTATGGATGCGGACTCAATCCTTATCCGCTGGGACACAAAGACTTTTACGGTCGTGGGTCAAATTACACAATAGACACAACTAAACCATTTACAATCATCACTCGATTCATTACAACCGACGGAATGGACACTGGTGATCTAAAGGAAGTCCAACAACTTTACGTTCAAAACGGCCAAATGATTTTCACACCTGAGGTGGCAGATTGAATCCTTTCATCACCAACATTAGCAATAACTATGTTTTCGTATCAATTGCTgcgcaatttttatttctaggtTGAGGGAGGTTTTTCAACCCTTTCGGATGAATTTTGTGATTATCATTACATACCAACATTACCACCAGGATACGAAGACTATTTTCACGGAATCAGTGATGGAGTGACTCCGGGCATGAAGAAGGGAGTCGTGTTAATTTTTAGCCTTTGGGGAGATGCAGATGATACTTTTATGTGGTGGCTTGACCAAGAACCCTATGGACCTTGTCCTGTTGAACCAAATAATCCCAACTCTACCGTAACTTATTCGAACGTTCGGTTTGGCCCAATCGGTTCCACTGCCTAATGAGCTTCAAATAATGCAAATGAAACCGAACGAAACTGTACCCAACTGTACCCAACAGTGTCTATCTTTCTTGGAAATATACTTTAAGCATGCAAGTAACTGAGAGAGAATGTCTGAATGTTAATCATAGGGTTCAAGTCATCcataggggaaaaaagaatgttaatgttaaaataagttaaattgaagagaaaaaaataacgaggTCCCACCGAGATTTGAGACTGATTCCAGATGATATTAGTTCTAGCAATGCGTGACTAATATTACCAGTTGCTATTGGTAATTATAGCTAACCGCTATATAGGACACGCATTGCTAGAACTATTTACATAGATTTACATCGTTTTCTATGGTAGTAATAGGATGggcataaaaaaaatggtaaatttaTGCAAAACAGTTGTAGCATTCCGTGTGCGTATATATACCAATATGTATTAATGTGTTCTAGCAATCCGTGTAACATGTGCCGAAACGTGTTAGGTAAGCAATAGGATGGGTAAGAAAACTTTGtaaatatctaaataaaatagTTGTAGCAATCCGTGACAAACTTGACTATCATATTCCTAACATAACACGTATTGCTGCATGTTACACGGATTGCTAGAACCTTGCACACGGATTgctacaattattttaaataaattcgtCGATCAAACGATAGATAtatagaataaaagaaaaatgagccCAACTAATTTAACTGGAGGTTGAAAAAACTGCTGTTTATCTTTTGTCGATTCTTAATTTCTATATCGATACCTTTAAGCAcgattaattcaattattgtcgtctgctttacAAGTTTCGAAACGAGACGAACTGTAATATCACAAAGAAGACTGAACGATCACTTTTTTACACTTACGAAAAGTATTACagcaaataaaatgattaatttgaaatgtggtcgtcgtgtaaAGTGTTAACTCTGCTGTTGTCGTGGCTTTCCATTCCACTTTACGCTGATTgacaggtaaataaaactgagaaaacaaatggaatgattATTGGAGGtaaaatagaatagaaaacCTGTTAcaaatttctgaaatttaattgttttcaacTAACATTTATCATGTACTGTCACCTATCAATGcaatggcagtttgtttgctgtatgtaacctttttcctttgtgtAGATTTGAGCAGCCTGGGTGAGCTttcacaacaacacaaaatgcaAGTTGTGTTTGTGCCGGTATTGAtgtgtcaacaacaacaatctcgGTATGTTCGCTTGGATAATGGTTTGATTTGTTCCTGCGacttgttagattttcaaTGAAGCATGACTTGCACAAATGCATTTCATGGTAACCTCCAGTTCTCCTTTTATTAACAATAAGGATTTACCCTCTTTcatacttttaattttttcttacttgttgtttctgttaaAAGTTTTTGTaaccaatttttcattttcatttagatacaAGCATCCCTATTGATTGGAGAACCTACTGATGTCGGATTatggatctcttcttcccctttctttaaatcccCTCTGttctcgtgtacgcccatgtgagtgtgggtgtattcacgagtctGAGGCCCTTTTTCCTATCGCCCCTCTTgttggattcaacttttcagcggatggatggagcacttgcGGATTCCTGGCCGTACTTCCCAGTCATATTTAAGGTAGGAAAAATCTATCCCTATTCTTCATTGGTGGCATTAGGTTATAAATCGTGACAGAGATCAGAGTACGAATATTCCTGAGCTAACAAGCGGTTGACTGggacaattttctctttacgTTTTTGTTCACTCAGTcagggtttttttaaataactgaaataattATAAACTTTAAGAACTTAAATGTATTGTTATTTCTCTGCAGGTTTATACGAAAACATAAACACTTTAATGCATTTtgctagaaaaaaatatgtcacTTTACAGAAttattaaacataaaaaatgtttcaaacttTGCCGTACAAAAATACGGAGAAAACGTTTCACGAGGTCTTATGGCTTGGCGAAAAAGACTGGTTCCAAATGAATTACATCTAGTTCTTTGGTTCCATTAGCTCGATGCTCAATCTGAATTCCAATCTCGTAGAACTCGAACAAAAAACGATCAATCAATTCCCTCTTATATTCGTCCGACATCGAAATAAAGAGCTCCGGCTGtggtaaacaaataaatttttaaagtgcCAAGCTAAGTACCAAAGTCTTAAAAGTTTCTTGGCTTTATACCGTAATTTGACCGAATATTTGAACAGCAAAGTCGCCAGAAATGCGCAACCACTTCATCGATCCGGTCGAGTCGCCAAtggaaatgttgaaatcaAAGTAATACTCGTCGTTTGATCTAATATTGCGACATGTTTTGTTGACGCACTGCTGCACGAAATCCTGATCAAAATATCCAATCCGGTTCCCGCAATGCCCACTGTAGTAACATAAATACTTGATCAGCTAAAAGGATCAATACGTAAGAAAGGGAGACGATGTTGTTACCATTTGACGCTGATTGCTTGATCCAAATTAAATGTCATAATCATGACATGAAGAAGAACAGCTTGCTCGACGTTGCCGGGACTAATTCGACTAATAAAATCACCCAGAGCAGCAACATTCCCTTGTTTGATAGCCTTGTTACCTTAAAACATAATTTggtataaaattttaattattagaacattagtttattaattttattttacggaAGAATTGTTCTGGTTGGATTTGCTGAGGGAAAGCGTTCATCAGTTCCTCCGGATTGAGCTCAGTTGCATAGTTGGCCAATTGATAACCCTCTTCCGTATTTGGATCGATCGTCATTATAGTGCTGGATGTTGTGTCCAAAAACTTGCGGTTCATGTTCTTGTCCACCTGCAGTATCACGTCGGTTAGTTGAATAACTATGACGAAAAAGCCAAGATATAACTTCATTATTTCAGTTAGCATTATAACATCATTACCGGTAGCAAAGGGTTCCCATTCCATTGTGTACGCTTGACAAACAGAATCCCACAAGAACAATGATATGAACATGTCTTTATCTGATTGATCGACGAATTTAATCTCCTGGCGTCGGGCTTTGCGATCGTTGACCTTTAAATCCAAAATTGGACCCACCTATGCaggcaaacaaaattttagacaaataaaacaaaaacattgtAAATTAACTTCATACTTCAGCTACTAAAACAGTTAGGTTAACGAAATCGCCTTCTGAAAGTTGTGGATCAAGTATCAAATTTCTAATAGACACTTTTTTCGATGGGTCTCTTAGTGTTGGTTGAGTGTGGAAAGAATTTTCGTGTGCGTTGGTGATGGTGTAGTCGTCATCGTCACCGTAAGTTTCATTCCTTACTGAATATTCTAGTTCCTTTCTGAATAGTTTTTCGCATTCATCATATTCATCGCATTCATCATATTCATCGCATTCATCGCATTCATCATATTCATCGCATTCATCATATTTATCGCTTTCTGTGGTTTGATTATATGAACGATTTGCCACGTCACCGGTGCCACGGTTATTATCCTGCTGATGAGGAATGGACGATCCGTCGTACAAGTAGGCTGAAGGAGCCGTAAAATCACTTCGCCTAGGAGAAGAGGAAAGGCAAGATTGTTCCCTCGACGGTGGTGGTCCAATTGGCAGCTGGAACAGCCCTTGAACAGACATTCGTGGTGGTCCGCTCTTACCCATTTCCAGTGGCATTGCTTTGGTAGCGAATCCTGTTACTTGCTGATACCGCCCTTGGCCTCCGATCGGTTTGTCACCGCCTACAGACCCTGGTCGATGATGTTGTTGCGGTGGATGCTGCGGCTGTATGCTGGAGACATGAGGCGAAGATCGTTGGAAAGGATGAGGCAACGATGGTCGAACTGCTGGGGCTCCGGAAATGTTGACAGAAGTACGTGAACCGCTATCCAATTCGGTTTCGATAGGACTCGGATGAACGGCCGTTCGAGGAACCTGATCTTGTTGTGTTTGTTGCAGGCGATTCTCTTcgtgttttttcttgaaaCTAAGTGGAAGCGAATAGTTTTTGTTGGGCAGCGAAGGACG from the Daphnia pulex isolate KAP4 chromosome 1, ASM2113471v1 genome contains:
- the LOC124195627 gene encoding probable 1,4-beta-D-glucan cellobiohydrolase B, with translation MTPLTSLITCFLVAIVVPVAPQGLDFTLYICTSLGNCQPEQTKLLADYYYVCEDQVTCNETVPLESYEKELHVTIKNGDEMTFAHYQRGGSRLLMASGDQYKLFYPLNREFTFDVDMSTVGCGRNAALVFAGMPADGGHAEFGYAGAMYGTGVCAGQDDPPNCLEMDIIEANSLATMFTAHPCNATAGKCSGYGCGLNPYPLGHKDFYGRGSNYTIDTTKPFTIITRFITTDGMDTGDLKEVQQLYVQNGQMIFTPEVEGGFSTLSDEFCDYHYIPTLPPGYEDYFHGISDGVTPGMKKGVVLIFSLWGDADDTFMWWLDQEPYGPCPVEPNNPNSTVTYSNVRFGPIGSTA
- the LOC124192615 gene encoding uncharacterized protein LOC124192615; its protein translation is MRTIIHNLKKVTQKKQKQYEGRMCEFCSGIHVFKSSAEITNHLQKEHSNQFGKCVEEYYTNADLLSDEKVQQVLEKMRHQLLGQETFVVFLIPELKEMLDNLITEIETTRSGGFLQATGNSRSRHTSSPQSSTSRNGMIAEENPVANAVASTSTSRRPLSITSPSPSPSPGYRQSSEPPGNPKFQGQAQKNSGRDQRREGLFDERSQDSYQSDERPQSGRGGYSLNERPSLPNKNYSLPLSFKKKHEENRLQQTQQDQVPRTAVHPSPIETELDSGSRTSVNISGAPAVRPSLPHPFQRSSPHVSSIQPQHPPQQHHRPGSVGGDKPIGGQGRYQQVTGFATKAMPLEMGKSGPPRMSVQGLFQLPIGPPPSREQSCLSSSPRRSDFTAPSAYLYDGSSIPHQQDNNRGTGDVANRSYNQTTESDKYDECDEYDECDECDEYDECDEYDECEKLFRKELEYSVRNETYGDDDDYTITNAHENSFHTQPTLRDPSKKVSIRNLILDPQLSEGDFVNLTVLVAEVGPILDLKVNDRKARRQEIKFVDQSDKDMFISLFLWDSVCQAYTMEWEPFATVIQLTDVILQVDKNMNRKFLDTTSSTIMTIDPNTEEGYQLANYATELNPEELMNAFPQQIQPEQFFRNKAIKQGNVAALGDFISRISPGNVEQAVLLHVMIMTFNLDQAISVKCGHCGNRIGYFDQDFVQQCVNKTCRNIRSNDEYYFDFNISIGDSTGSMKWLRISGDFAVQIFGQITPELFISMSDEYKRELIDRFLFEFYEIGIQIEHRANGTKELDVIHLEPVFFAKP